The following proteins are co-located in the Nonlabens ponticola genome:
- a CDS encoding SDR family oxidoreductase — MVKDLDGKVGLILGGSSGLGFASAQKLAAHGMRLIIVYRASRIQVNTIQARFDTLEHAAQHLYINADATSSIKLPSIIEQVTAFLDKRKIYLLLHSISKGNLKPMTGDNPLNVGDFEQTVHSMGISLYEWSQALISKELIANPARIISFTSEGNQRPMPGYAAVSAAKATLEAITRNMALEFARHGITTNCIQAGVTDTESLQRIPNYEQLKAHSLERNPMNRLTQPEDVANVVYVLCRPESDFINGTIIKVDGGESLI, encoded by the coding sequence ATGGTAAAGGATCTGGATGGCAAGGTAGGCCTGATTTTAGGAGGCAGCAGCGGTTTAGGTTTTGCGAGTGCTCAAAAGCTGGCAGCGCATGGTATGAGATTGATTATTGTTTACCGCGCATCTAGAATTCAAGTAAACACTATTCAAGCACGATTTGATACTCTCGAACATGCCGCACAACATTTATACATCAATGCAGATGCGACATCATCTATCAAGCTACCATCCATCATAGAGCAAGTCACCGCGTTTCTGGATAAAAGAAAAATCTATTTGCTATTACATAGTATTTCCAAAGGAAATTTAAAACCCATGACCGGCGACAATCCGCTAAATGTTGGCGATTTTGAGCAAACCGTACATTCAATGGGCATCAGTCTTTATGAATGGTCGCAAGCATTGATAAGCAAAGAACTTATAGCCAATCCAGCACGTATCATAAGTTTCACTAGCGAGGGAAATCAAAGACCAATGCCGGGCTACGCTGCGGTCAGCGCTGCCAAAGCAACATTAGAAGCCATAACACGCAACATGGCACTAGAATTTGCACGACACGGCATCACCACAAATTGCATACAGGCCGGCGTTACTGATACCGAAAGTCTTCAACGCATTCCTAATTATGAGCAGCTCAAGGCGCATAGCTTAGAGCGCAATCCCATGAATCGACTCACACAACCAGAAGATGTGGCAAACGTTGTGTATGTATTATGTCGTCCAGAAAGTGACTTTATCAACGGTACGATCATCAAGGTTGATGGTGGTGAATCCTTAATTTAA
- a CDS encoding MBL fold metallo-hydrolase, with protein MEQVDRIDVYSRLDELRTAVFGESVKILPDTFLLKYDKHVHHFGNGYMLRHKNRHDIILIDAVIKEHKEEIARFRESGYHIKAILLTHADLISQAYDDVDNIAKDLDTTIYIHPLDKNNTQLAAIDEPNDVFDAFGIKVYHTPGHTKGSVAIYCEFNKALFTGDSAIGSPYEKDEYYFERPPIASEQADLGLRESLRSISVDFEHLLPLHGKPQFEIDDEERERIMRNLTKEESTKNL; from the coding sequence ATGGAACAAGTAGATCGCATAGATGTTTATAGCAGGCTAGATGAATTGAGAACAGCTGTTTTTGGAGAATCGGTCAAGATTTTACCAGATACTTTTTTACTCAAGTACGATAAGCACGTACACCACTTTGGTAATGGATACATGTTGCGCCACAAGAACAGGCATGATATTATTCTTATTGATGCGGTCATAAAAGAGCACAAGGAAGAGATTGCACGCTTTCGCGAAAGCGGTTATCACATTAAAGCAATATTATTAACCCATGCAGACTTGATTTCACAAGCCTATGATGATGTCGACAACATTGCCAAGGATCTGGATACTACGATTTACATACATCCACTTGACAAGAACAACACACAGTTAGCAGCGATTGATGAACCTAATGATGTATTTGATGCATTTGGTATCAAGGTTTACCATACGCCTGGACATACTAAAGGATCTGTAGCTATATATTGTGAATTCAATAAAGCCTTGTTTACCGGAGATAGTGCGATTGGGTCGCCGTATGAAAAGGATGAATACTATTTTGAGCGACCACCTATCGCTAGCGAGCAGGCAGACTTAGGACTGCGTGAGAGTCTGCGCAGTATTTCGGTAGATTTTGAACATTTATTGCCGCTGCATGGTAAGCCACAATTTGAGATTGATGATGAGGAAAGAGAAAGAATCATGAGAAATTTAACTAAAGAAGAATCAACTAAAAATTTATAA
- a CDS encoding phosphoenolpyruvate carboxylase produces MARLPKLQRFENEVASKYQIFNGIFMTLPFDKISNTGGLLPLFSQICRDGFDRGKNPAEIVEFFFDSYMREATQQEREQQLFRFIQYIERQVVLFDAIEDAAFATVQNLDGRGTLRSIKEEAQALQKEQELVNYLKELKIKPVLTAHPTQFYPGSVLGIINDLSAAVSKNDIKEVKLLLAQLGKTPFFKKEKPTPFDEATSLVWYLENIFYHAIGNIYDYVKSNLPNNIDFKNQLIEVGFWPGGDRDGNPFVTTQITLDVAHKLRSTIIKNYYRDLRKLSRRLTFSGVEQPLKKLEHQLYQAIEKRGTLNFTAQELQEKLRDIKETVDEKHNGLFADKLQSLINKIELFGLHFSALDIRQDSSIHELVFDDMFAFAKAKLPSNYLELPIEQRLNHLTTLTGKLQEEDFESENTRKTIGSIKAIKQIQELNGERACHRYIISNTQNVEHIVQAYAMLQLCGLHKPSVDVVPLFETVPDLKAAPDVMRQLYSNENYRNHVKRRGEQQHIMLGFSDGTKDGGYLMANWSIYKAKEALTAVSREHGIEVIFFDGRGGPPARGGGQTHEFYASMGSKIESKQIQLTVQGQTISSKFGTLESCQYNLEQLLSSGVSNAIYDSKANDFTDADSATMDELSQHSYDAYTAFKQHDKFLPYLEHMSTLKYYAKTNIGSRPSKRGGNSELRFKDLRAIPFVGSWSQLKQNVPGFYGVGTALEKMKNNGKWAAIEDLYTNSKFFRTLLNNSMMSLTKSFFGLTSYMKDDKEYGAFWTMIFEEYQRTKKLMLELSGMNELMENEPAGKASIMARENIVLPLLTIQQFALKRIQEMGDTNNDQREIYEKMVTRSLYGNINASRNSA; encoded by the coding sequence ATGGCAAGATTACCTAAACTACAACGATTCGAGAACGAAGTAGCCTCAAAATACCAGATATTCAATGGTATTTTCATGACGCTGCCTTTTGATAAAATTTCTAATACCGGTGGCTTGTTGCCGCTCTTTAGCCAGATATGTCGTGATGGTTTTGATCGAGGAAAAAATCCTGCAGAAATTGTAGAATTCTTCTTTGACAGCTACATGCGAGAGGCAACGCAGCAAGAACGCGAGCAGCAACTATTCAGGTTCATACAATATATTGAACGTCAGGTAGTACTTTTTGATGCGATAGAAGATGCTGCATTTGCAACCGTTCAAAATCTGGATGGTCGCGGTACGCTGCGCAGCATTAAAGAAGAAGCACAGGCGCTGCAAAAAGAACAAGAATTAGTCAATTATCTCAAGGAACTTAAGATCAAGCCCGTACTGACGGCACACCCTACACAATTCTATCCGGGATCAGTACTGGGAATTATAAATGATTTGAGCGCTGCCGTGAGTAAAAATGACATCAAAGAGGTCAAGTTATTACTAGCGCAATTAGGTAAGACACCATTTTTTAAAAAAGAAAAGCCCACACCGTTTGACGAGGCAACGAGTCTCGTCTGGTATCTGGAGAATATCTTTTATCACGCCATTGGTAATATATACGATTACGTAAAATCTAATCTTCCCAATAACATTGATTTTAAAAATCAGCTGATTGAGGTAGGCTTCTGGCCAGGTGGTGATCGTGATGGCAACCCATTTGTGACCACGCAAATAACACTAGACGTGGCTCATAAGTTGCGCAGTACCATTATTAAAAATTACTACCGTGATCTGCGCAAACTCTCTCGCAGATTGACATTTTCAGGTGTTGAACAACCTCTTAAGAAGCTGGAACATCAGTTATATCAAGCGATTGAGAAAAGAGGCACTTTAAACTTCACTGCTCAGGAATTACAGGAAAAATTACGCGATATCAAGGAAACGGTAGATGAGAAACACAATGGCTTATTTGCAGATAAGTTGCAGTCACTCATCAATAAGATCGAGCTGTTCGGACTGCATTTCTCTGCGCTGGATATCAGGCAGGACAGCAGTATCCATGAATTAGTTTTTGATGATATGTTTGCTTTCGCGAAAGCGAAACTACCATCCAACTATCTGGAATTACCCATAGAGCAAAGATTAAACCATCTGACTACCTTGACAGGTAAGCTGCAGGAAGAGGATTTTGAGAGTGAGAATACAAGAAAAACTATTGGTAGCATCAAAGCTATCAAGCAGATTCAAGAACTCAATGGTGAGCGTGCATGTCATCGTTATATCATTTCAAATACCCAAAACGTAGAACACATCGTGCAAGCCTATGCGATGCTACAACTATGCGGTTTGCACAAACCTAGCGTCGATGTCGTACCACTTTTTGAAACGGTGCCAGATCTAAAGGCTGCGCCAGATGTGATGAGGCAGTTGTATTCTAATGAGAATTATCGCAACCACGTAAAGCGTCGTGGCGAGCAACAGCATATTATGCTAGGTTTTAGTGATGGCACCAAGGATGGTGGATACTTAATGGCTAATTGGAGTATTTACAAGGCAAAAGAAGCATTGACAGCCGTATCACGAGAGCATGGCATTGAGGTAATCTTCTTTGACGGTCGTGGTGGGCCACCAGCTCGTGGTGGTGGACAAACGCATGAATTTTATGCATCCATGGGTAGCAAGATTGAGTCAAAGCAAATACAGTTGACTGTTCAAGGACAAACGATAAGCTCAAAATTTGGTACACTAGAAAGTTGCCAATACAATCTAGAGCAACTATTGAGTAGTGGTGTTTCAAACGCTATTTATGATAGCAAGGCCAATGACTTTACTGATGCAGATAGCGCAACTATGGATGAATTATCACAACATAGTTATGACGCCTACACGGCTTTTAAACAGCATGATAAATTCTTGCCGTATCTAGAGCATATGAGCACGCTCAAATATTATGCAAAAACAAACATAGGCAGTCGTCCTAGTAAACGTGGTGGTAATAGCGAGCTACGATTTAAGGACCTGCGAGCCATACCCTTTGTAGGATCCTGGAGTCAGCTCAAGCAAAATGTACCAGGATTTTATGGCGTAGGAACAGCACTTGAAAAAATGAAAAATAATGGTAAATGGGCTGCTATAGAGGATCTCTATACTAACTCAAAGTTTTTCCGTACGCTATTGAATAACAGTATGATGAGTTTGACTAAGTCATTCTTTGGTTTAACTAGTTATATGAAAGACGACAAAGAGTATGGTGCATTCTGGACCATGATTTTTGAAGAGTATCAACGTACCAAAAAACTTATGTTGGAACTATCTGGTATGAACGAATTGATGGAAAATGAACCAGCAGGAAAGGCGAGTATCATGGCACGTGAAAACATCGTGTTACCGTTGCTTACTATACAGCAATTTGCTCTAAAGCGAATTCAAGAAATGGGTGATACTAATAATGATCAACGAGAGATTTATGAAAAGATGGTGACCAGATCTCTTTATGGCAATATTAACGCTAGCCGCAACTCTGCCTAA
- a CDS encoding arsenate reductase family protein: MISLATDEREIVLLYDSNNKNHREIYAYAVAAKKPLNAIDVNKQHTTGTQWSEIANKLDKDVKDLIDTDHSIFIEKHGKKVSLTNDGAIKLLQNDPEMLLFPIAVQGDKAKVLHLYGDMTDFIGPDTAAVNIP; this comes from the coding sequence ATGATTTCTCTTGCAACTGACGAGCGAGAAATTGTCTTGCTCTACGACTCAAACAACAAGAATCATCGAGAGATTTATGCCTATGCTGTAGCGGCCAAAAAACCGCTCAATGCTATTGACGTCAATAAGCAGCATACAACAGGAACTCAATGGAGTGAGATTGCCAACAAACTTGATAAAGACGTAAAAGACTTGATCGATACAGATCACAGCATTTTTATCGAGAAGCATGGTAAAAAAGTAAGTCTTACTAATGATGGTGCCATCAAATTGTTGCAAAATGATCCAGAGATGCTACTTTTCCCGATTGCTGTTCAAGGCGATAAAGCAAAGGTGCTACATCTTTACGGTGACATGACAGACTTTATTGGACCTGATACCGCAGCGGTTAACATACCATAA
- a CDS encoding SDR family NAD(P)-dependent oxidoreductase, which translates to MQHLVNLSGKSALITGSAQGIGLAIATELGLVGANIILSDIDEDQLKDAQHQLKLKNIEASYIILDVTNNDQINKASKEHDIDILINNAGVANDIPSLEYTDDDWHQMMNINLNSTFFCCRDFAQQMIKRGNGGVIVNIASISAHYVVSPENHIGYDVAKAGIVQMTRTLGVNLADKGIRVNSVSPGYTATSILEEVGSDSPETLEHWKSQIPDSQFNDPTEIGKVVAFLASDAASSINATNLMADGGYGAFKS; encoded by the coding sequence ATGCAACATCTGGTTAATCTTTCTGGAAAAAGCGCCTTGATCACTGGCAGTGCTCAAGGAATAGGTCTTGCAATAGCAACCGAGCTAGGTCTTGTAGGTGCCAATATAATTTTGAGCGATATTGATGAAGATCAATTGAAGGATGCGCAGCACCAATTGAAGCTCAAAAACATTGAGGCAAGCTACATCATTCTGGATGTCACCAATAATGATCAAATCAATAAGGCTTCTAAAGAGCATGATATTGATATTTTGATAAATAATGCTGGAGTAGCTAACGATATACCATCCTTAGAATATACAGATGATGACTGGCACCAAATGATGAATATTAATTTGAACAGTACGTTCTTTTGCTGCCGGGATTTTGCGCAACAAATGATAAAGCGTGGTAATGGTGGTGTAATTGTAAACATTGCTTCCATCAGCGCACATTATGTAGTGAGTCCAGAAAATCATATAGGTTATGATGTGGCGAAAGCTGGTATCGTACAAATGACGCGCACCTTAGGTGTTAATCTAGCCGATAAAGGAATAAGAGTCAATAGTGTTTCGCCTGGCTATACGGCAACTAGCATACTAGAAGAAGTAGGTAGCGATAGTCCAGAGACTTTGGAACATTGGAAAAGCCAAATACCTGATTCGCAATTCAATGATCCTACGGAAATAGGTAAAGTGGTAGCATTTCTCGCCAGCGATGCAGCAAGTAGTATTAATGCTACAAATCTAATGGCCGACGGTGGATACGGTGCTTTCAAGTCCTAA
- a CDS encoding acyl carrier protein, which produces MTQAEIQDKLFTIVKTYLPQDVDATAIKSNSHLMNDLNINSAHLVDIALDVEDEFDIILDEKDMENMQTVEDAVRIVQEKITA; this is translated from the coding sequence ATGACTCAAGCAGAAATACAAGACAAGCTATTTACCATTGTCAAGACCTATCTACCACAGGACGTCGATGCCACGGCGATCAAATCCAATAGCCACTTGATGAATGATTTGAATATAAATAGCGCGCATCTTGTGGACATTGCTCTTGATGTAGAGGACGAGTTTGACATCATCCTTGATGAGAAAGACATGGAGAACATGCAAACTGTAGAAGATGCCGTGCGCATCGTACAAGAGAAAATTACCGCCTAA
- a CDS encoding HPF/RaiA family ribosome-associated protein: protein MNVVYNYQHVTGSQELEAYTEERLKTIFERYNWVTRADVFFRNENTSSRETGMIAEIRLSAPGPRLYAEESHSTFKESVAKVVQQLKTQCEKRKADMISH, encoded by the coding sequence ATGAACGTAGTATATAATTACCAACACGTCACAGGCAGCCAGGAACTTGAAGCCTATACAGAAGAAAGACTTAAAACAATTTTTGAGAGATATAATTGGGTGACCCGTGCAGATGTATTTTTTAGAAATGAGAACACGTCCAGCCGCGAGACTGGAATGATCGCCGAGATACGCTTGAGCGCTCCAGGACCACGTCTATATGCTGAAGAGTCGCACAGCACTTTTAAAGAATCAGTTGCCAAAGTAGTGCAACAATTGAAAACGCAGTGCGAGAAGCGCAAGGCAGACATGATATCTCATTAG
- a CDS encoding 3-hydroxyacyl-ACP dehydratase FabZ family protein: protein MILDDHDKIVANLPYGDGFKFVDKILELSNDHVIGVYRFRESEYFYKHHFNTKPVTPGVILQECMAQIGLACLGSHLVKERAIKPQFVFTEAHVNFINLVLPNTTVIVSARKEYFKFNKLKVAVQMLDENEQKIAEGFLSGMILKG from the coding sequence ATGATTCTTGATGACCACGATAAAATTGTAGCCAACTTGCCTTACGGTGATGGTTTTAAGTTTGTCGATAAGATATTGGAGCTATCTAACGACCATGTAATTGGCGTGTACCGCTTTCGCGAAAGCGAATACTTCTACAAACACCATTTTAATACCAAACCTGTAACGCCTGGAGTCATCCTGCAAGAATGTATGGCGCAAATTGGACTGGCCTGTCTGGGCAGCCATCTTGTCAAGGAAAGAGCGATAAAGCCACAATTTGTCTTTACAGAGGCTCACGTTAATTTTATTAATCTGGTACTACCTAATACGACCGTGATTGTTAGTGCTAGGAAAGAATATTTTAAATTCAATAAACTCAAGGTTGCTGTGCAAATGCTCGATGAGAATGAACAAAAAATAGCCGAAGGATTCCTAAGCGGCATGATCCTGAAAGGCTGA
- a CDS encoding nitroreductase family protein, producing the protein MSQPKTDVLKNTPTDHKVHDLIKNRWSPRKFADTPVSNTDLQSLFEAGRWAASSNNFQPWHIVWGVKGSESYDRIMDVLVEFNQGWAKNAPVLLLGVFDKKTPDGKDNFHALHDLGQFAANMAIQAQSMGIALHQMAGVDHEKAKKEFKFPDTFHVATAIAVGYYGGELDEVPEDLRSEETKERSRKKQEEFTYNGDYVDRAHVDKD; encoded by the coding sequence ATGAGTCAACCTAAAACAGACGTATTAAAGAATACACCAACAGATCACAAAGTACATGATCTCATCAAGAATCGCTGGAGTCCTAGAAAATTTGCGGATACACCAGTAAGTAATACCGATTTACAATCATTATTTGAGGCTGGTCGCTGGGCAGCGAGTAGCAATAACTTCCAGCCCTGGCATATTGTATGGGGCGTGAAAGGAAGTGAATCCTACGATCGTATCATGGACGTTCTTGTTGAATTTAATCAAGGATGGGCAAAAAATGCTCCTGTGTTGTTATTAGGAGTGTTTGATAAGAAAACGCCAGATGGCAAGGACAATTTTCATGCGTTGCATGATCTAGGTCAATTTGCGGCAAACATGGCAATCCAGGCGCAGAGTATGGGTATCGCATTACATCAAATGGCTGGAGTGGACCACGAGAAAGCTAAGAAAGAATTCAAGTTTCCAGACACTTTTCACGTTGCTACGGCAATCGCGGTAGGTTACTACGGAGGCGAACTAGATGAAGTGCCTGAGGATTTAAGAAGTGAAGAAACCAAAGAACGCTCTCGCAAAAAACAAGAAGAATTCACTTATAACGGCGATTATGTAGATCGTGCACATGTAGATAAGGATTGA
- a CDS encoding POTRA domain-containing protein, which produces MILRFIFIFVFSGYSVSITAQSFQINELEFSGLDKTKESFLRRILKTKPKSKIDSTRIAIDLERLNRLPGIAKATVTKQLQSNGVYDLLFQIEENFTIIPGIRVNTAPNGDFAFRLSLFEFNALGANHLIGGYYQNEVFSSYGGFIESRYLFTNKLGLGINYQDNNTFENIFFDNETETNYRYQRQSFESYLMYEYDFHNRAELGFEFAADEYTYEDGFINDQLPENLEANKLNLRGQYEYINLLRDYQYFTGWRNQTDVRYETGGDGFLDDNVIITNDLENFTRVGKRGNWATRLRLGYMTNNQTPFSPLIIDNQRNVRGAGNVVDRGSASITLNTEYRHTLLEKGWFVLQSNTFLDLNTQRQINEDFGSAFDSTSFRASPGLGVRFIHKRIFNAVIRLDYGFGIGENAASGLVFGIGQYF; this is translated from the coding sequence ATGATTTTAAGATTCATATTCATATTTGTTTTCTCGGGTTATTCTGTATCTATAACCGCTCAGTCTTTCCAGATCAACGAGCTTGAATTTAGTGGTCTTGACAAAACAAAAGAGTCATTTTTAAGGCGTATTCTCAAGACAAAGCCAAAATCTAAAATCGACTCTACCAGAATTGCTATTGATCTAGAACGACTGAACAGATTACCAGGAATCGCAAAGGCGACGGTTACAAAGCAATTACAATCTAACGGTGTGTATGATTTACTGTTTCAAATAGAAGAAAACTTCACTATAATTCCCGGCATACGAGTCAATACAGCGCCCAACGGTGATTTTGCATTTAGATTATCGCTGTTTGAATTCAATGCTCTTGGTGCTAATCATTTGATTGGTGGTTACTATCAAAACGAGGTTTTCTCATCCTATGGAGGTTTTATCGAGTCAAGGTATCTATTTACTAATAAATTAGGTTTAGGCATCAACTATCAGGATAACAACACCTTTGAAAATATCTTCTTTGATAATGAGACCGAGACTAATTATAGATACCAAAGACAATCATTTGAAAGCTATCTCATGTATGAATATGACTTTCATAACAGAGCGGAATTAGGATTCGAATTTGCTGCCGATGAATACACCTATGAGGATGGATTTATTAATGATCAACTACCAGAAAACCTTGAGGCAAACAAACTCAATTTACGTGGTCAATATGAATACATCAATCTCTTAAGAGACTATCAATATTTCACAGGCTGGCGCAATCAAACAGACGTACGGTATGAGACTGGTGGTGATGGATTTCTAGATGATAATGTGATTATCACAAATGACCTTGAGAACTTCACACGCGTAGGTAAAAGAGGTAATTGGGCCACACGTTTGAGATTGGGTTACATGACCAATAATCAAACGCCATTTTCTCCTCTCATCATTGATAATCAGCGCAATGTAAGAGGTGCAGGAAATGTTGTGGATCGCGGTAGCGCTAGTATCACTTTAAACACAGAATATCGACATACATTACTAGAAAAAGGCTGGTTTGTCCTGCAAAGCAATACTTTTCTGGATCTCAATACACAACGGCAAATCAATGAGGATTTTGGTAGTGCGTTTGATTCTACCAGTTTTAGAGCTTCTCCAGGATTGGGCGTGCGTTTCATTCATAAACGCATATTTAATGCAGTCATTAGATTGGATTACGGCTTTGGGATTGGTGAGAATGCGGCGAGTGGTCTCGTGTTTGGGATAGGTCAGTATTTTTAA
- a CDS encoding beta-ketoacyl-[acyl-carrier-protein] synthase family protein, translated as MSVNNRVVVTGLGVVAPNAITVPEFEAALRKGISGIRFEQQLADLNFGCQVAGTPQVSQEMIDEYLTPLQQRGFRASGMLYGIIAGKEAYKDAGLEVAPADHAHDQLGVIFGTGQSGGEKFREAINLIDEGKVRRLGSTSVIQTMTSGISAWLAGELGAGNMVTSNSSACATGTEALLMGYERIKYGLATQMLVGSTSDSGPYIWGGFDAMRILPTKYNDNPASASRPFAADASGFVPGSGAGALIIESLESAVSRGATIYAEILGGDINSGGQRGDGSMTAPNGDAVVNVIKSALENSCVQANEIDAINGHVTATGKDAFEVENWKKALGTTATNFPYINSFKSNIGHCLAAAGSIELVGTILQLKNQLVYGNSNIDQLHPEIAAIINEDKIPKETIEADLKTVIKASFGFGDVNACVVLQKIDG; from the coding sequence ATGTCAGTAAATAATAGAGTAGTGGTAACCGGTCTTGGCGTTGTAGCGCCTAACGCTATTACTGTACCAGAGTTTGAGGCAGCCTTGAGAAAAGGGATCAGTGGCATCAGATTTGAGCAGCAGTTGGCAGATTTGAATTTTGGCTGTCAAGTGGCTGGAACGCCGCAGGTATCTCAAGAAATGATTGATGAATACCTAACACCTTTACAACAACGAGGATTCAGGGCAAGCGGCATGCTTTACGGTATTATAGCTGGTAAAGAGGCATACAAAGATGCTGGGCTAGAAGTCGCACCAGCAGATCATGCACATGACCAGTTAGGCGTCATATTTGGCACAGGTCAATCGGGTGGCGAGAAGTTTAGAGAAGCCATCAACCTGATTGATGAAGGAAAAGTGCGCAGATTAGGTAGCACGAGCGTCATACAAACCATGACCAGCGGTATAAGCGCATGGCTTGCAGGTGAATTGGGTGCTGGTAATATGGTGACCAGCAATTCTAGTGCATGCGCCACAGGAACTGAAGCTTTATTGATGGGCTATGAGCGTATCAAATACGGACTAGCCACCCAAATGCTGGTAGGAAGCACCAGCGATTCTGGGCCGTACATTTGGGGTGGTTTTGACGCGATGCGCATATTACCTACAAAGTATAATGATAATCCGGCTAGCGCTAGCAGGCCATTTGCCGCAGATGCTTCAGGGTTCGTGCCTGGTAGTGGTGCTGGCGCTTTGATTATTGAGAGTTTAGAATCTGCAGTATCAAGAGGAGCTACTATTTATGCAGAAATTCTGGGTGGCGACATTAATTCTGGCGGCCAGCGTGGTGATGGTAGTATGACGGCGCCTAATGGAGATGCCGTTGTTAACGTAATTAAGTCAGCACTTGAAAATTCTTGCGTTCAAGCTAATGAGATTGACGCGATCAACGGTCACGTTACAGCCACGGGAAAAGATGCCTTTGAAGTGGAGAATTGGAAGAAGGCTCTAGGTACAACGGCAACCAATTTTCCTTACATTAATAGTTTTAAGTCAAACATAGGCCACTGCCTGGCTGCGGCAGGAAGTATTGAATTAGTTGGCACGATCCTACAGCTTAAAAATCAGCTGGTTTATGGTAATAGTAATATTGATCAATTGCATCCTGAGATAGCTGCAATTATTAATGAGGATAAAATTCCTAAAGAAACTATCGAGGCCGATTTAAAGACTGTTATCAAGGCAAGTTTCGGTTTTGGTGATGTGAATGCCTGTGTAGTTCTTCAAAAAATTGATGGCTAA
- a CDS encoding TerC family protein, which produces MIIWISFIIMVGIFLILDLFVFNRKAHVIDTKEASKYTALWVGIALLFTIAVYFIYDYGAVANPDNLTAGNAAIKYLTGYLIELSLSIDNIFVIAVIFKSFAIQQKYQHRVLFWGIVGALVFRALMILFGVALISQVSWMTYVFGAFLLYTAFKMLTSHDEEFDPKQSAVYKLARKMFPVTDRIDGQKLFVRKMGKRIATPLFLALVVIELTDVLFALDSIPAILAITADPFLVFASNILAIMGLRSMYFFLSNLLDKFQYIHYSLVAILAFVGIKMILVHHFHFPEWVSLGFIFLALGVGMLFSSLKKTTKKDEQELKESLNTTKD; this is translated from the coding sequence ATGATTATCTGGATCTCCTTTATTATCATGGTCGGTATCTTTTTGATATTAGACCTTTTTGTTTTTAATCGCAAGGCTCATGTTATTGATACCAAAGAGGCCAGCAAGTACACGGCACTATGGGTAGGAATCGCACTGTTGTTCACGATTGCTGTTTATTTTATTTACGATTACGGCGCGGTAGCAAATCCAGACAATCTTACCGCCGGCAATGCTGCCATAAAATATTTGACAGGTTATTTGATAGAGCTCTCACTAAGTATCGATAACATTTTTGTTATCGCTGTGATCTTTAAATCATTTGCGATCCAGCAAAAATATCAGCATCGCGTGCTCTTTTGGGGTATTGTCGGTGCTCTTGTATTTAGAGCACTCATGATCCTTTTTGGTGTAGCGCTTATAAGTCAAGTTAGCTGGATGACTTATGTCTTTGGAGCGTTCCTATTATACACGGCATTTAAGATGTTGACCTCGCACGATGAGGAATTTGACCCTAAGCAAAGTGCTGTATATAAGTTGGCTAGAAAAATGTTCCCTGTGACTGACCGTATTGATGGTCAAAAGCTATTTGTACGCAAGATGGGTAAACGCATAGCCACTCCTCTATTTTTAGCACTGGTAGTTATTGAATTGACTGATGTACTTTTTGCTCTGGATTCTATTCCAGCGATTCTTGCCATAACTGCAGACCCATTTCTAGTATTTGCCAGTAATATTCTTGCCATAATGGGATTGCGTAGTATGTACTTTTTCCTATCAAACTTGCTTGATAAATTTCAATACATACATTATAGCCTAGTTGCGATATTAGCTTTTGTAGGAATCAAGATGATCCTGGTACATCATTTTCACTTTCCAGAATGGGTATCTCTAGGCTTCATCTTTCTAGCTCTAGGTGTAGGAATGTTGTTCTCAAGCCTCAAAAAAACAACTAAAAAGGATGAACAAGAGTTAAAAGAATCGTTGAACACCACTAAAGATTAA